In one window of Primulina tabacum isolate GXHZ01 chromosome 8, ASM2559414v2, whole genome shotgun sequence DNA:
- the LOC142554742 gene encoding uncharacterized protein LOC142554742 has product MEITYGTWESSVQLLPKYMCTLSKYNLGTIVEWKHLRANTEMSKTLNYVFWAFMPFVDGFRHCRKIISVDGTHLYTKYKHKMLIGVTLDGNNQVLPLAFAIVDGETTDSWKWFLENLRRHVIRGENGVCLISDRHKGVVRATEDLPYFQPPYGVHHFV; this is encoded by the coding sequence ATGGAAATTACTTATGGTACATGGGAGAGCTCCGTTCAATTACTTCCAAAATATATGTGTACTTTGTCCAAATATAATCTGGGAACAATTGTGGAGTGGAAGCATCTCAGAGCCAACACTGAAATGAGTAAGACATTGAACTATGTTTTTTGGGCATTCATGCCGTTTGTTGATGGGTTTCGGCATTGTCGGAAAATAATTAGTGTCGATGGTACACACTTGTATACCAAATACAAGCACAAAATGTTGATCGGTGTCACTCTGGATGGGAACAATCAGGTTCTACCGCTAGCATTTGCTATTGTGGATGGAGAAACAACAGATTCTTGGAAATGGTTCTTGGAGAACCTACGCAGACATGTTATTCGTGGTGAAAATGGTGTGTGTCTTATTTCTGATAGGCATAAGGGAGTCGTGCGCGCAACTGAAGATTTACCATATTTTCAACCTCCTTACGGTGTGCATCATTTTGTTTGA
- the LOC142554053 gene encoding phosphoglycerate mutase-like protein 1 isoform X2: MDSSCCPSLFPLHRCKTIHLVRHAQGIHNVEGDKNYKVYMSPEYFDAHLTQLGWRQVDNLRKHVHASGLIKKIDLVVTSPLLRTIQTAVGVFGGDGYSDRMDIVPLMVANAGNSDRDAISSLDCPPIVAAELCREHLGVHPCDKRRSVSEYQYLFPAVDFSLMESDEDILWKADVRETKEDVAARGMTFMKWLFTRKEKEIAVVSHSGFLFHTLTAFGNECHPLVKKEISSHFANCELRSMTIVDKGMIGSDPPTANYPGKIPSGPDLPSEAADEKDEKKDTSNLLHQ, translated from the exons ATGGATAGTAGTTGCTGTCCCAGCTTGTTTCCACTGCACCGCTGCAAAACTATCCATCTG GTTAGGCATGCTCAAGGAATCCACAATGTTGAAGGAGATAAGAACTATAAAGTTTACATGTCACCAGAATATTTTGACGCACATCTTACTCAGCTGGGCTGGCGGCAG GTTGACAATCTGCGTAAACATGTTCATGCAAGTGGGCTTATCAAGAAAATTGATTTGGTCGTTACTTCTCCTTTGCTAAG GACTATTCAAACGGCTGTTGGGGTATTTGGTGGCGATGGCTACTCTGATAGGATGGATATTGTACCATTGATGGTGGCAAATGCAGGAAACAGTGACCGGGATGCAATTTCAAGTCTTGATTGCCCACCTATCGTTGCTGCCGAACTTTGTCGAGAGCATCTG GGTGTTCATCCTTGTGACAAAAGGAGAAGCGTTAGTGAATATCAATATCTTTTTCCAGCAGTTGATTTCTCACTG ATGGAGAGCGACGAAGATATTTTATGGAAGGCTGATGTCAGAGAGACAAAGGAAGATGTTGCAGCCAGAGGAATGACCTTCATGAAATG GTTATTTACTAGGAAAGAAAAGGAAATAGCTGTGGTTTCCCACAGTGGATTTTTGTTTCATACACTGACTGCCTTTGGCAATGAATGCCACCCTCTGGTGAAGAAAGAAATTTCGTCACA TTTTGCAAATTGCGAGCTTCGTTCGATGACAATTGTGGACAAAGG GATGATAGGATCAGATCCCCCTACGGCTAATTACCCTGGCAAGATCCCTTCAGGCCCCGACCTGCCGAGCGAGGCTGCTGATGAAAAGGATGAAAAGAAAGATACTTCAAACTTATTGCACCAATGA
- the LOC142554053 gene encoding phosphoglycerate mutase-like protein 1 isoform X1 — protein sequence MDSSCCPSLFPLHRCKTIHLVRHAQGIHNVEGDKNYKVYMSPEYFDAHLTQLGWRQLSYQVDNLRKHVHASGLIKKIDLVVTSPLLRTIQTAVGVFGGDGYSDRMDIVPLMVANAGNSDRDAISSLDCPPIVAAELCREHLGVHPCDKRRSVSEYQYLFPAVDFSLMESDEDILWKADVRETKEDVAARGMTFMKWLFTRKEKEIAVVSHSGFLFHTLTAFGNECHPLVKKEISSHFANCELRSMTIVDKGMIGSDPPTANYPGKIPSGPDLPSEAADEKDEKKDTSNLLHQ from the exons ATGGATAGTAGTTGCTGTCCCAGCTTGTTTCCACTGCACCGCTGCAAAACTATCCATCTG GTTAGGCATGCTCAAGGAATCCACAATGTTGAAGGAGATAAGAACTATAAAGTTTACATGTCACCAGAATATTTTGACGCACATCTTACTCAGCTGGGCTGGCGGCAG CTTTCATATCAGGTTGACAATCTGCGTAAACATGTTCATGCAAGTGGGCTTATCAAGAAAATTGATTTGGTCGTTACTTCTCCTTTGCTAAG GACTATTCAAACGGCTGTTGGGGTATTTGGTGGCGATGGCTACTCTGATAGGATGGATATTGTACCATTGATGGTGGCAAATGCAGGAAACAGTGACCGGGATGCAATTTCAAGTCTTGATTGCCCACCTATCGTTGCTGCCGAACTTTGTCGAGAGCATCTG GGTGTTCATCCTTGTGACAAAAGGAGAAGCGTTAGTGAATATCAATATCTTTTTCCAGCAGTTGATTTCTCACTG ATGGAGAGCGACGAAGATATTTTATGGAAGGCTGATGTCAGAGAGACAAAGGAAGATGTTGCAGCCAGAGGAATGACCTTCATGAAATG GTTATTTACTAGGAAAGAAAAGGAAATAGCTGTGGTTTCCCACAGTGGATTTTTGTTTCATACACTGACTGCCTTTGGCAATGAATGCCACCCTCTGGTGAAGAAAGAAATTTCGTCACA TTTTGCAAATTGCGAGCTTCGTTCGATGACAATTGTGGACAAAGG GATGATAGGATCAGATCCCCCTACGGCTAATTACCCTGGCAAGATCCCTTCAGGCCCCGACCTGCCGAGCGAGGCTGCTGATGAAAAGGATGAAAAGAAAGATACTTCAAACTTATTGCACCAATGA
- the LOC142554053 gene encoding phosphoglycerate mutase-like protein 1 isoform X3 — translation MSPEYFDAHLTQLGWRQLSYQVDNLRKHVHASGLIKKIDLVVTSPLLRTIQTAVGVFGGDGYSDRMDIVPLMVANAGNSDRDAISSLDCPPIVAAELCREHLGVHPCDKRRSVSEYQYLFPAVDFSLMESDEDILWKADVRETKEDVAARGMTFMKWLFTRKEKEIAVVSHSGFLFHTLTAFGNECHPLVKKEISSHFANCELRSMTIVDKGMIGSDPPTANYPGKIPSGPDLPSEAADEKDEKKDTSNLLHQ, via the exons ATGTCACCAGAATATTTTGACGCACATCTTACTCAGCTGGGCTGGCGGCAG CTTTCATATCAGGTTGACAATCTGCGTAAACATGTTCATGCAAGTGGGCTTATCAAGAAAATTGATTTGGTCGTTACTTCTCCTTTGCTAAG GACTATTCAAACGGCTGTTGGGGTATTTGGTGGCGATGGCTACTCTGATAGGATGGATATTGTACCATTGATGGTGGCAAATGCAGGAAACAGTGACCGGGATGCAATTTCAAGTCTTGATTGCCCACCTATCGTTGCTGCCGAACTTTGTCGAGAGCATCTG GGTGTTCATCCTTGTGACAAAAGGAGAAGCGTTAGTGAATATCAATATCTTTTTCCAGCAGTTGATTTCTCACTG ATGGAGAGCGACGAAGATATTTTATGGAAGGCTGATGTCAGAGAGACAAAGGAAGATGTTGCAGCCAGAGGAATGACCTTCATGAAATG GTTATTTACTAGGAAAGAAAAGGAAATAGCTGTGGTTTCCCACAGTGGATTTTTGTTTCATACACTGACTGCCTTTGGCAATGAATGCCACCCTCTGGTGAAGAAAGAAATTTCGTCACA TTTTGCAAATTGCGAGCTTCGTTCGATGACAATTGTGGACAAAGG GATGATAGGATCAGATCCCCCTACGGCTAATTACCCTGGCAAGATCCCTTCAGGCCCCGACCTGCCGAGCGAGGCTGCTGATGAAAAGGATGAAAAGAAAGATACTTCAAACTTATTGCACCAATGA
- the LOC142554053 gene encoding phosphoglycerate mutase-like protein 1 isoform X4: MSPEYFDAHLTQLGWRQVDNLRKHVHASGLIKKIDLVVTSPLLRTIQTAVGVFGGDGYSDRMDIVPLMVANAGNSDRDAISSLDCPPIVAAELCREHLGVHPCDKRRSVSEYQYLFPAVDFSLMESDEDILWKADVRETKEDVAARGMTFMKWLFTRKEKEIAVVSHSGFLFHTLTAFGNECHPLVKKEISSHFANCELRSMTIVDKGMIGSDPPTANYPGKIPSGPDLPSEAADEKDEKKDTSNLLHQ; this comes from the exons ATGTCACCAGAATATTTTGACGCACATCTTACTCAGCTGGGCTGGCGGCAG GTTGACAATCTGCGTAAACATGTTCATGCAAGTGGGCTTATCAAGAAAATTGATTTGGTCGTTACTTCTCCTTTGCTAAG GACTATTCAAACGGCTGTTGGGGTATTTGGTGGCGATGGCTACTCTGATAGGATGGATATTGTACCATTGATGGTGGCAAATGCAGGAAACAGTGACCGGGATGCAATTTCAAGTCTTGATTGCCCACCTATCGTTGCTGCCGAACTTTGTCGAGAGCATCTG GGTGTTCATCCTTGTGACAAAAGGAGAAGCGTTAGTGAATATCAATATCTTTTTCCAGCAGTTGATTTCTCACTG ATGGAGAGCGACGAAGATATTTTATGGAAGGCTGATGTCAGAGAGACAAAGGAAGATGTTGCAGCCAGAGGAATGACCTTCATGAAATG GTTATTTACTAGGAAAGAAAAGGAAATAGCTGTGGTTTCCCACAGTGGATTTTTGTTTCATACACTGACTGCCTTTGGCAATGAATGCCACCCTCTGGTGAAGAAAGAAATTTCGTCACA TTTTGCAAATTGCGAGCTTCGTTCGATGACAATTGTGGACAAAGG GATGATAGGATCAGATCCCCCTACGGCTAATTACCCTGGCAAGATCCCTTCAGGCCCCGACCTGCCGAGCGAGGCTGCTGATGAAAAGGATGAAAAGAAAGATACTTCAAACTTATTGCACCAATGA